TGCGGGCGGCGAAGGTGCGCGCGGCGCTGGAGGGACGCGAGTTCGTCGTGCCCGACGACCTCACCGAGCTCGTCATCCCGGTCTTCGCGCACCGGCTGCTGGCCGCGCGCGGCGTGCACCGGGCGGGCACGCAGCCCGTCGAGGCGGCGCTGCACCAGATCGTCGCCCGCGTGCCGGTGCCGTTCGCCGGCTCGCGCGTCTGAGCAGCACGGCCATGCGACGCCGGCCGCTGACCGCACGGGGATGGGGATGCCTGCTGTCGGGCATCCTGCTCGTCGTCGCCGCCAACGTCATCTCGGCGCGTCCTCTGCTCTACCTGGGCGTGCTGCTGGCCGCGCTGCCGCTGGTCTCGCTGCTCATCGTTCGCCTGCCGCGCCGGCGCGGCACCGTGTCACGGCAGATCGAGACCGATCTGCTGGCCGTCGGCGAGACCTCGCGGGTGAACGTGCGCTTCGAGCTGGTCGGTCTCGGCACCCCGAACGGGTTCTGGCGCGACACACTGCCGCCCGCCGTGCGCGGCGACGCCGAAGGAGACTATCCGGGCGACTCGTGGGTGCTGCGCTACGACCTCGAGGGCGTGCGGCGCGGCATCTCGACGCTCGGCCCGCTGACGCTGCACACCATCGACCCGTTCGGCCTGGCCCAGCGCGAGCAGGAGTTCGGTGAGACCCGCGCGATCACCGTCATCCCGCAGACCGTCGCGCTCGCCCCGCTGCCGACCAGGGTGGGTGCCGCCGGCGGCACCGCCCGCACCCGCTCCAGCCGCATCGGACAGGGCGCGGACAATCTGATCCCTCGCCCGTACGCGTCGGGCGACTCGCGTCGCCGCATCCACTGGCGCGCCACCGCGCACCGGGGCGACCTGATGGTCCGCCAGGAGGAGGAAGAGGCCAGCCCCGACGCCATGGTGGTGCTCGACCGCGCCGCCTCGCGGTGGGAGCGCCAGGGCGAGGAATCGGATGCCGCATTCGAGGCGGCCGTGTCGCTGTGCGCATCCGCCGCCCTGCGACTGGCGCAGGACGGCTACAGCGTCGACGTCGTCGACAGCGCGGGCTTCGCGCTGGGCGAGCTGCGCGGGCACGAGGACGACCGGGAGGACTTCCTCGTCGCGCTGGCGACGGTGAGCCCGCGCGGCGAGCCGCGCGATCTGCGCACCCTCGTCGGACCGAATCCGCCCGGGCCGCTGGTGCTCATCACCGGACGGCTGGACGAATCGGATGCCGAGCACCTGAGCACCGCCGGCGCCGCCGCCCCGCTGCTGTTCGCAGCATCCGCAGGTCCCGGCGCACTGTCGGCGGCGACCGCGCACGGCTGGCACGCCGCGTCGCTGACGGCATCCGATGACCTCTCCGAGGTGTGGGAAGACGCCCTGCCCGTGGCGAAGGCGGCTCATGGCTGACACCACCGCGCCGCGCGCACGCATCCGTCCCGGCCCGGTCGGGCCCGGGGTGCTGGCCGCGGGCGCCACGCTGGTCTCCGTGTGGCCGTACACGACCGCGGTGCTGCCGGGGCTGTGGACATTCGTCGCCGGCGCGGTCGTGATCGTCGTGGCCCTCACCGGCATCCTCGTGCGCCTGGCCACACGTGCCGTGCGCGACAGCATCCGGAACCCGGTCGTCCTCGTGCTACAGGTGCTCGCCGCGATCGTCGCGTGCACCGCGCTGCTCGTCGGCGAGACCGCGGTGGTCGGGCTGATCCCCACGACGATGTCGGTGCAGCTGATCGGCATCCGCCTCTCGCAGAGCATGAGCGAGATCGGCGAAGGCGTCGCACCCATCGCGGGCACCCTGCCGATGGCGACGCTGCTGGGTCTGGCATTCGCGGTCGTGGCGATCCTCATCGATCAGCTCGTCGCCCGCAGGCAGGTCGTGCTGGCCGTGGTGCTCACCTCGGTCGTCGGCGTCGCGCCGATGCTCATCTCGTTCAGCGGGGTGAACATGGCGTGGTTCCTGCTGCAGGCGATCATGATCCTCGTGCTGCTGCGCTTCGGCGCCCGCCACGACCGGGATGCCACCAGGGAGTCCTCGCAGCTGGTGGCGGCCTTCACCGGCGTGGTCGCGGTCGCCGCGGCGCTCGTGCTCGGCCCGATGCTGCCGGTGGCATCCGCGCTGCCGGGCACCGGGCCGATGCTGACCGTCAGCGCCGACCTGCGCCTGGGCGATGACCTGCGCCGACCCGAGGGGATCGAGGCGCTGACGCTCGTCACCTCCGCCGCCGCGCCGCCGTATCTGCGGATGGCCACGCTGTCGCGCTTCGACGGCGACGTGTGGCGGCCTGACCGCGCCGATCGCGTGCCGCTGCGCCAGGGATTCGGCGAGCGCGAGTGGGACGACCCGATCCGCACCGTCGAGAGCACCGTGTCGATCCGCGTCCTCGGGTTCTCCAGCGACCGGCTGCCGGTGCCGTACGCCGCCGAGCGGCTCAGCGGCACCGAGGGCGTCTGGTCGGCGGTGCCCGAGAACCGCACCGTGATGAGCCGCTCGCAGGATGCTGCGGGCGCCGACTACACCGTCTCGGTCGCCACCGCGGCACCGACGCTGGAACAGATCCGCGCCGCCTCGGCGGGCGGGATGCGGATGCCGCCGCTGCCCGACGAGCTGCCGCCGATCATCGCCGAGCTGGCGCGCGAGGTCACCGCGGGCGCGACCAACGACTACGACCGGCTGATCGCCCTGCAGGACTGGTTCCGCGGAGAGTTCGAGTACTCGCTCGACGCCCCTGTCGACGCCGGCTTCGACGGTACGGGGGCCGAGGCGGTGGCGACCTTCCTCGAGGAGCGCACCGGGTACTGCATCCACTTCGCCGGGGCCTTCGCGCTCATGGCGAAGACCCTCGACATGCCGGTGCGGATCGTCGTCGGCTACCTGCCGGGCGGCGCCACCGATCAGCGCCGCGACGACGACATCGTGTACTCGGTGTCCAGTGATCAGCTGCACTCCTGGCCCGAGGTGCACTTCCGCGACATCGGCTGGGTGCCGTTCGAGCCGACCGCGACGCTGGGTGTGCCGACCGACTTCATCGCCGCGGCCGCCGGCGGCGGCAGCGGCAGCGGTCCGGATGCCCCGGCTCCGACCACCGCGCCGACGACGGGACCGTCGGCCACGCCCACCAGCACCGCGGGAGCCGACCGCGACTCCGGCGGCGGGGGCGGCGGCGCCCTGCAGACGCTCGACCCGACCCCGGTGCTGGTGACCGTGCTGGGCGCACTGGCCGTGCTGCTGCTGCCCGCGCTGGTGCGCGAGCTGCGCCGGGCCGTGCGGCTCGGGCGCGCCCGCACCGGCGATGCCGTGGCCGCCTGGCGGGAGCTGACCGACACGCTCATCGATGTGGGCCTTCCCGCACCGCCGGCGCAGACCGCGCGGGCGCGCGCCGAAGACCTGGCGGCCAGGCGCGGAGTGGATGCCGAGGCCCTCGCCCCGCTCGTGCGGTCGGTGGAGTTCGCCAGCTACGCGAAGACGCGGCCGCACGCGGGTGACCTCGCCGCCCCGCTGCGCGTGGTGATCAATCACCTGATGGACGACCTCGACAAGCCGCGCTGGGTGCTGACCCAGCTGCTGCCGGCGTCGCTGTTCACCCGCCGCCGCTGAGCACGATGCTGGCGGGGACCGCGCCGGCGGGGCGCGCCGGCGGGTGCGGGTCGCGCGGGTGCGGGTCAGGCGGCGGCGTGCTCGGCGCAGCGCACAGTGTCGCAGCTGGCGCAGACGACGAACTGGCGCCGGCACGACGGGTCGGGGCAGTTCGCAGTGCGCTTGGTGGATGCCCCGCAGCCGGTGCACTCCCCGATCACCGCCGCGTGATCGGAGAAGTCGATCGAGCCGCGCTTGTCGAAGACATACAGCGAGCCCTCCCACAACCCGTCGTCACCGAACGCCTCGCCGTAGCGGACGATGCCGCCGTCGAGCTGGTACACCTCGCCGAAGCCGCGCGAGACCATCAGACGCGAGAGCACCTCGCAGCGGATGCCGCCGGTGCAGTACGTGACGACCGGCTTGCCCTTCAGGTCGTCGTAGGCGCCCGAGTCGAGAAGTCCGACGAAGTCGCGGGTGGTCTCGACGTCGGGCACGATCGCGTCGCGGAAGCGGCCGATCTCGGCCTCGAGCGCGTTGCGTCCGTCGAAGAAGACGACCTCGTCGCCGCGTTCGGCCATCAGAACGTGCAGCTGCTCAGGGCTCAGGCGTGCTCCCCCGCCGACGACGCCGTGCTCGTCGACAGCCAGCTCGCCGGGCGCCCCGAACGACACGATCTCGTCACGCACCTTGACGCTGAGCTTGGGGAAGTCGACGCTGTACCCGTCGTCGTCGAGGCCCGTGCCCTCGCTCCACTTGACGTCGACGTCCTTGAACGCCGGGTACTCGCGGAACCCTCGCAGCCACTTCTTCACGGCGGGCAGGTCGCCGCCGAGGGTGCCGTTGATGCCGTGCTCGGAGATGAGGATGCGCCCCCGCAGCTTCAGCGCCTCGCCCAGGTCGCGCTGCCACAGCCGGATCGCCTCCGGATCCGCGAGCGGCGCGAACGCGTAGAACAGCACGATCTTGGGGGTGGGCACCAGGAGAT
This is a stretch of genomic DNA from Microbacterium sp. YJN-G. It encodes these proteins:
- a CDS encoding DUF58 domain-containing protein; the protein is MRRRPLTARGWGCLLSGILLVVAANVISARPLLYLGVLLAALPLVSLLIVRLPRRRGTVSRQIETDLLAVGETSRVNVRFELVGLGTPNGFWRDTLPPAVRGDAEGDYPGDSWVLRYDLEGVRRGISTLGPLTLHTIDPFGLAQREQEFGETRAITVIPQTVALAPLPTRVGAAGGTARTRSSRIGQGADNLIPRPYASGDSRRRIHWRATAHRGDLMVRQEEEEASPDAMVVLDRAASRWERQGEESDAAFEAAVSLCASAALRLAQDGYSVDVVDSAGFALGELRGHEDDREDFLVALATVSPRGEPRDLRTLVGPNPPGPLVLITGRLDESDAEHLSTAGAAAPLLFAASAGPGALSAATAHGWHAASLTASDDLSEVWEDALPVAKAAHG
- a CDS encoding DUF3488 and DUF4129 domain-containing transglutaminase family protein — its product is MADTTAPRARIRPGPVGPGVLAAGATLVSVWPYTTAVLPGLWTFVAGAVVIVVALTGILVRLATRAVRDSIRNPVVLVLQVLAAIVACTALLVGETAVVGLIPTTMSVQLIGIRLSQSMSEIGEGVAPIAGTLPMATLLGLAFAVVAILIDQLVARRQVVLAVVLTSVVGVAPMLISFSGVNMAWFLLQAIMILVLLRFGARHDRDATRESSQLVAAFTGVVAVAAALVLGPMLPVASALPGTGPMLTVSADLRLGDDLRRPEGIEALTLVTSAAAPPYLRMATLSRFDGDVWRPDRADRVPLRQGFGEREWDDPIRTVESTVSIRVLGFSSDRLPVPYAAERLSGTEGVWSAVPENRTVMSRSQDAAGADYTVSVATAAPTLEQIRAASAGGMRMPPLPDELPPIIAELAREVTAGATNDYDRLIALQDWFRGEFEYSLDAPVDAGFDGTGAEAVATFLEERTGYCIHFAGAFALMAKTLDMPVRIVVGYLPGGATDQRRDDDIVYSVSSDQLHSWPEVHFRDIGWVPFEPTATLGVPTDFIAAAAGGGSGSGPDAPAPTTAPTTGPSATPTSTAGADRDSGGGGGGALQTLDPTPVLVTVLGALAVLLLPALVRELRRAVRLGRARTGDAVAAWRELTDTLIDVGLPAPPAQTARARAEDLAARRGVDAEALAPLVRSVEFASYAKTRPHAGDLAAPLRVVINHLMDDLDKPRWVLTQLLPASLFTRRR
- a CDS encoding rhodanese-related sulfurtransferase; translation: MPTPKIVLFYAFAPLADPEAIRLWQRDLGEALKLRGRILISEHGINGTLGGDLPAVKKWLRGFREYPAFKDVDVKWSEGTGLDDDGYSVDFPKLSVKVRDEIVSFGAPGELAVDEHGVVGGGARLSPEQLHVLMAERGDEVVFFDGRNALEAEIGRFRDAIVPDVETTRDFVGLLDSGAYDDLKGKPVVTYCTGGIRCEVLSRLMVSRGFGEVYQLDGGIVRYGEAFGDDGLWEGSLYVFDKRGSIDFSDHAAVIGECTGCGASTKRTANCPDPSCRRQFVVCASCDTVRCAEHAAA